In Streptomyces sclerotialus, the DNA window GTTCTCCCGGCTGGGCATCAGGGGGTACGGCTTCTCGCCGCTGAAGCTGCCCGAGGGCTTCGACTACCAGGCGCTCTTCCACGGCGTCGACGAGCGGGTGCCGGTGGAGGCGCTGCACTTCGGGGTGCGGGTGCTGGACGACTTCATGGTGCACAGCAGGGGATGAGCGCGCGCGGGAGCGGCCCGCCGCGCGCTGCCGGAGACGAACGGACTGAGAGGAACACCGCCATGGTGACCACGGCGCCCTACGGGACCTGGCCGTCACCCATCGACGCCCGCCTGGTGGCCGCCCACGACGGCCGTCCGGAGTACCTCGGCGTGGTGGGTGAGGAGGTCTGGTGGACCGCGCCGCGGCCCGAGGAGGGCGGCCGCCGCGCGCTGGTCCGGCGCCGTCCGGAGGGCGCCGAGGAGTCGGTGCTGCCACCGCCGTGGAACGTCCGCAGCCGGGTCATCGAGTACGGCGGCCAGCCCTGGGCCGGTGCCCAGGACGCGCAGGGCGCGCCGCTCCTCGTCTTCGTCCACTTCGCCGACCAGCGGCTGTACGCGTACGCGCCGGACGGGGGCGGCGAGCCCCGGCCGCTCACCCCGCTCTCCGCCGTGGGCGGCGGCCTGCGGTGGGCGGACCCGGTGGTGCTGCCGGACCGCGGTGAGGTCTGGTGCGTACTGGAGGAGTTCACCGGCGAGGGCCCTTCGGACGTGCGTCGGCTGATCGCCGCCGTGCCGCTGGACGGCTCGGCGGCGCAGGACCGCGCGGCCGTGCGCGAGCTGAGCGACGACCGGCACCGCTTCGTCACGGGCCCGCGGCTCTCCCCGGACGGCCGCCGCGTCGCCTGGATCGCCTGGGACCACCCGCAGATGCCGTGGGACGGCACGGTCGTGATGCACGCGGAGATCACCGAGGGCGGTGGCTTCACCGGCATCCGGCCCCTCGTGGGCGGCACCGACGAGTCCGTCGCGCAGATCGAGTGGGCCGCCGACGGTTCACTGCTGTTCGTGTCCGACCCCGCCGGCTGGTGGGAGCTGCAGCGCATGCATCCCGACGCGGTGGACGGCGGGGCCGCTTCGGCGACCCGGCTGTGTCCGGGGCGACGGGAGGAGTTCGGCGGGCCGCTGTGGAAGATCGGCCACCGCTGGTTCCTGCCGCTGGCCGACGGCACCGTCGCGGTGCTCCACGGCCACGGCACCACCGCGCTGGGCATCCTCGACCCGGTCAGCGGCGAGCTGGTCGACGCGGTGGGGCCGTGGACCGAGTGGGCGCCCTCGCTCGCCGCGCACGGCAGCCGGGTCATCGGCATCGCCGCGAGCCCGCGCAGCGCGTACGAGATCGTGGAACTGGACACGGTGACGGGCCGCGCGCGGGTGATAGCGGCCCGGCACACCGACGTGCTGGACCCGGCGTACTACCCCGAGCCGCAGGAGCGCACGTTCACCGGCCCGGACGGCCGGGAGATCCACGCCCACGTCTACCCGCCGCACAGCCCCACGCACACCGCGCCGGACGGCGAGCCGGCGCCCTTCGTGGTGTGGGCGCACGGCGGCCCGACCGGCCACGCCCCGCTCGTCCTGGACCTGGAGATCGCCTACTTCACCTCGCGCGGCTTCGGCGTCGCGGAGGTCAACTACGGCGGCTCGACGGGGTACGGCAGGGAGTACCGCGAGCGGCTGCGCGAGCAGTGGGGCGTGGTGGACGTCGAGGACTGCGCCGCGGTCGCCCGGGCGCTGGCCGACGAGGGCACCGCCGACCGCTCCCGGCTCGCCGTCCGCGGCGGCAGCGCCGGCGGCTGGACCACCGCCGCGTCGCTGGCCGGTACGGACCTCTACGCCTGCGGCACGATCAGCTACCCGGTGCTGGACCTGGCGGGCTGGGCCGGCGGGGGAGACCCACGACTTCGAGTCGCGGTACCTGGAGTCGCTGGTCGGCCCCGCGGCCGAGGTCCCCGACCGGTACCGGGACCGTTCGCCGCTGCACCAGGCCGACCGGATCTCCGTGCCGTTCCTGCTGCTCCAGGGCCTGGACGATGTGATCTGCCCGCCCGCGCAGGCCGAGCGGTTCCTCGCCGAGGTGGCCCGCTGCGGCATCCCGCACGCCTGTCTGACGTTCGAGGGGGAGGGGCACGGCTTCCGCCGGGACGAGACCATCGTCCGCGCCGTCGAGGCCGAACTCTCGCTGTACGCGCAGACCTTCGGCATCGCGCGTACGGACGTGCCGATGCTGGAGCTGGGCAAGTGACCGTAGCCGAGCGAGTGGCTGGGCAAGTGACCGTAGCCGAGCGAGTGGCTGGGCATGTGACCGGTCCCGGGCGAGCGCGGGGCGGGCGCGCGGGAGAGGGGCCGCGGTGACCGTGCGTCCCGCGGCCAGGCCGCCGCGGCTGCGCCCCGGGGACCGGGTGGCCGTGGTCGCGCCCAGCGGCCCGGTCGCCCCCGAGCGGCTGGACGCGGGTCTGGACATCCTGCGCGGCTGGGACCTCGACCCGGTCCTGTCGCCCCATGTGGGCACCGGCCACCCCGGGCTGCCTCACCTCGCGGCGCCGGACGAGTGCCGCGCCCGTGATCTCCAGGACGCCTGGTGCGACCCCGGGACGGCCGCGGTCTTCGCGGCGCGCGGCGGGTACGGCGCCCAGCGCATGGTCGACCTGCTGGACTGGGCGGCGGTCCGGGCGGCGCGGCCCAAGCCGCTGATCGGGTTCAGCGATGTGACGGTGGTGCACGAGGCGTTCGCGCTGCGCGCCGGGGTGGCGACGCTGCACGGCCCCGCGGTGGCTGGCGAGGTCTTCCTCAAGGACGAGCCGACCCGCGAGCACCTGCGGCGCACGCTCTTCACCCCCGGGGACACGGCCGTGACGACCCTGGCACCCGGCACGGCGCGCACGCTCTTCCCCGGGCGGGCGCACGGCGTCACCTTCGGTGGCTGCCTGGCGCTGCTGGCGAGCGAGGTGGGCACCCCGGCCGCCCGCCAGGACGCGGCCGGCGGCCTCCTGCTGCTGGAGGACGTGGGGGAGCAGCCGTACTCCGTCGACCGGGCGCTGACCCAGTTGCTGCGCTCCGGCACGCTGGCCGGCGTCGCCGGGGTCGTGCTCGGTTCCTGGGCGCGCTGCGGTCCGTACGACCGGATCCGCGCGGTGCTGGCGGACCGGCTGGGCGGGCTCGGGGTGCCGGTCGTCGAGGAGTTCGGGTTCGGGCACGGCGACTCGGCGCTCACGGTGCCGCTGGGCGTGCCGGCCACCCTGGACGCGGACGCGGGCACCCTGACGTTCGACGTGCCGCCGCTGCTCTGACGAACCGGTCAACGACCGTGCGACCGGCCGTAGCTGACGCGCCGGTAAGAAGTTGTGTCGACTCCGTTGACATGTTCAAAACGCATGCCGGACCATGAGCGCGCCGTACTGACTGGTAGGTATGGCGTGTCCCTGTGGAGGTCAGCGTGTACCGAGCAGTGTCCCGCCCCGTTCTGCGTACATCACTCGCCCTGTTGGCCGCGGTCTCCCTGGCGGCCCCGCTCGCGCTCGCCGGCCCGGCAGCGGCCGCCGACCCCTTCGACGTCACCGCCGTGAAGCTGACCGTGCGGGCCGGTGACCGCGACTGCACGGTCGACGCCGACCTGTACCGTCCGGCAGGCGTCGACGCGGCGCACCCAGCCCCCGCGATCCTGACCACCAACGGCTTCGGCGGCAACAAGGTGGACGGCTCGACCGCCGCCACGGCCCGGGCGTTCGCCGCCCGCGGCTACGTCGCGCTCTCCTACTCGGGCCTCGGCTTCGGGAAGTCCGGCTGCCCGATCTCGCTCGACGACCCGACGATCGACGGCAAGGCCGCCGGCCGGCTCATCGACTTCCTCGCCGGCACCCGCACCGCCGACGACGGCACCCGCGTCGACTACGTCACCAAAGAAGGCGCGGACGGGACGAAGGCCACCGACCCGCGCGTCGGAATGATCGGCGGCTCGTACGGCGGCGCCATCCAGATGGCCACCGCGGCCGTCGACGACCGCGTGGACGCGCTCGTGCCGATGATCACCTGGAACGACCTGGCGTACGCGCTGGACCCCAACAACGCCGACCAGCCCGCGGGCAGCGTCAGCAACGACGTCCCCGGTGTCTACAAGAAGCAGTGGACGAACGGCTTCTTCCTGATCGGCGAGGCGCAGGGGCTGCTCAATCCGAGCCTGGACCCGTCCCGGCTCGGCGGCGCCGGCTGTCTGCACTTCGTCGCGAAGGCCTGCGAGACCAAGCGCCTGCTGGACTCGGGGCGTTACCCCGCCGACAGGACGAAGCGGATGCTCGACTACGCGCGCAGCGTCAGCCCGGTCTCGTACCTGAAGGACGTGAAGGCGCCGACCCTGCTGGTGCAGGGCCAGGCGGACAGCCTGTTCAACCTCAACGAGGCGGCGGCCACGTACCGGACGCTGAAGGCGCAGGGCACCGAGACCAAGATGATCTGGCAGTCCTGGGGTCACAGCGGCGGCATGACCGACCCGGCGTCCGGCGAACTGAACCTCGCCGAGGGCAATCTGGAGACGAGCTACGTCGGGCAGCGCATCCTCGCCTGGTTCGACCGCTACCTCCAGCACAGGAAGGGCATCGACACGGGGCCCGCGTTCGCCTACTACCGCGACTGGATGCCCGCCGGGCAGACGTACGGCACGTCGGCCGCCTTCCCCGCGAGCGGCGACTCCTGGAAGCTGTACCTGTCCGGCGACGGCAAGCTCGTCGACGACCGTGCGAAGGTGGCGCGCGGCAGCCGTGAGTACCGCAACCGGCTGCTGCCCACCAGTCATTCGGAGAGCCAGCTCGCGGGTCTCCTCGGTCTGCCGGACCCCGCTCCGTACGACATCAGGGGCACGTACCTGGACTGGACCTCGGAGCCGGTCGAGGGCGGGCCCGTCGACGTGGTGGGCGCCCCGAAGGCCACCCTCGAGGTCGTCTCACCGCGTACGGAGAAGGTGCAGGACTCCGGTGACGCCGCCGACAAGCTGGTCCTCTTCGCCAAGCTGTACGACGTCGCGCCGGACGGGTCCAAGACGCTGGTGCACCGGCTGGTGGCGCCCGCGCGGGTGCCGGACGTGACCCGTCCCTTCACCGTCGAGCTGCCGGCCGTCGTGCACCGCTACCAGCCCGGCCACCGCCTGCGGTTCGTCATCGCGGCGAGCGACACGGCGTACTACGGCAACCGGGGCGTCAAGCCGGTGACCGTCGTCAGCGCGCCGGACGACACGGGCACGGTCGAACTCCCGCTGGCGGGGCGGTAGCCGGGCGCGGGGCCCGTCAGTCCTTCACCGTGATCGCGCCCACCGGGCAGGCCCGGGCCGCCTCGTGGACGAGCGGGTCGGCGGGCGCGTCGGCGGCGCGCGGCACCAGCGCGCTGAAGCCGTCGTCGTCCTGCGTGAAGGTGTCGGGCGCGGTGAGGGCGCACTGGCCCGCGCCGATGCAGACGCTCGTGTCGATGTCGATGTACGGGTTCGGCATGGTGGCTTCCCTCGGTCCGTAGGGGGGCTGCTGCGGAGGAGCCGGCCCGGCGCGGTGGGAGGTGCTGCCGTGTCGGGGACGGGGCCGGCCGTGGTGCGGTGAGCGGTGTACCAACTGCTACCAGGCGACGGGGAGTTCCACCATGCCCTGGATGGTGTCGCCGGGCTTGAACGGGATGTCCTCGGCCGGGGCCGCGAGGCGGAGGCCGGGGAACCGGGCGAAGAGCGAGTGCAGCGCGATCTCCAGTTCGGCACGGGCGAGGTTCTGTCCGAGGCACTGGTGGATGCCGAAACCGAACGCGACGTGGTGCCGCG includes these proteins:
- a CDS encoding S66 peptidase family protein, producing MTVRPAARPPRLRPGDRVAVVAPSGPVAPERLDAGLDILRGWDLDPVLSPHVGTGHPGLPHLAAPDECRARDLQDAWCDPGTAAVFAARGGYGAQRMVDLLDWAAVRAARPKPLIGFSDVTVVHEAFALRAGVATLHGPAVAGEVFLKDEPTREHLRRTLFTPGDTAVTTLAPGTARTLFPGRAHGVTFGGCLALLASEVGTPAARQDAAGGLLLLEDVGEQPYSVDRALTQLLRSGTLAGVAGVVLGSWARCGPYDRIRAVLADRLGGLGVPVVEEFGFGHGDSALTVPLGVPATLDADAGTLTFDVPPLL
- a CDS encoding CocE/NonD family hydrolase, with amino-acid sequence MYRAVSRPVLRTSLALLAAVSLAAPLALAGPAAAADPFDVTAVKLTVRAGDRDCTVDADLYRPAGVDAAHPAPAILTTNGFGGNKVDGSTAATARAFAARGYVALSYSGLGFGKSGCPISLDDPTIDGKAAGRLIDFLAGTRTADDGTRVDYVTKEGADGTKATDPRVGMIGGSYGGAIQMATAAVDDRVDALVPMITWNDLAYALDPNNADQPAGSVSNDVPGVYKKQWTNGFFLIGEAQGLLNPSLDPSRLGGAGCLHFVAKACETKRLLDSGRYPADRTKRMLDYARSVSPVSYLKDVKAPTLLVQGQADSLFNLNEAAATYRTLKAQGTETKMIWQSWGHSGGMTDPASGELNLAEGNLETSYVGQRILAWFDRYLQHRKGIDTGPAFAYYRDWMPAGQTYGTSAAFPASGDSWKLYLSGDGKLVDDRAKVARGSREYRNRLLPTSHSESQLAGLLGLPDPAPYDIRGTYLDWTSEPVEGGPVDVVGAPKATLEVVSPRTEKVQDSGDAADKLVLFAKLYDVAPDGSKTLVHRLVAPARVPDVTRPFTVELPAVVHRYQPGHRLRFVIAASDTAYYGNRGVKPVTVVSAPDDTGTVELPLAGR
- a CDS encoding ferredoxin, translating into MPNPYIDIDTSVCIGAGQCALTAPDTFTQDDDGFSALVPRAADAPADPLVHEAARACPVGAITVKD